In Calothrix sp. PCC 7507, one DNA window encodes the following:
- a CDS encoding pseudouridine synthase, producing the protein MEARLQKILAQWGIASRREAEEMIRRSRVRVNGVLALLGQKVDPERDTITVDDEPVSAQQRPALTYLLLHKPAGVVSTCYDPQGRITVLDLLPPELREGSGIHPVGRLDADSTGALILTNDGELTFCLTHPRHSIPKTYHVLVQGHPPEAVLQMWRQGVVLEGRKTRPAEVRLIESFAAHSCLKIVLKEGRNRQIRRLAQQLGHPVIKLHRISIGLIQLQNSKAPFLKEGKYRSLTDDEIRFLQKQIQQIPIKDSAELRSVTKHEVAKKEG; encoded by the coding sequence ATGGAGGCACGGTTACAAAAGATTTTAGCCCAGTGGGGTATTGCCTCACGTCGTGAAGCCGAGGAAATGATCAGGCGATCGCGTGTGCGGGTAAATGGCGTATTAGCACTTTTAGGTCAAAAAGTTGACCCTGAAAGAGATACCATCACCGTCGATGACGAGCCAGTGTCTGCTCAACAACGTCCGGCTCTGACGTATCTTTTACTGCACAAACCTGCTGGAGTGGTTTCTACTTGCTATGACCCCCAGGGAAGAATTACAGTCCTAGATTTATTACCGCCAGAATTACGAGAGGGTTCAGGGATTCACCCAGTTGGGCGACTAGATGCAGATTCCACAGGAGCGCTAATACTCACAAACGACGGAGAACTGACATTTTGCCTCACCCATCCACGCCACAGTATTCCAAAAACCTATCATGTTCTAGTCCAGGGACATCCCCCAGAAGCAGTGTTACAAATGTGGCGTCAGGGTGTGGTGTTAGAAGGGAGAAAAACCCGTCCGGCGGAGGTGCGCCTCATAGAAAGTTTTGCAGCACATAGTTGTTTAAAAATTGTTTTAAAGGAGGGACGAAATCGCCAGATTCGCCGTTTAGCCCAACAGTTAGGGCATCCAGTCATTAAACTGCACCGTATTTCTATAGGTCTAATTCAATTACAAAATTCAAAAGCACCCTTTTTAAAAGAGGGTAAATATCGTTCCCTAACAGACGATGAGATTCGCTTTTTGCAAAAGCAGATCCAGCAAATACCTATTAAAGATTCAGCTGAGTTAAGGAGTGTAACAAAGCATGAAGTGGCCAAGAAGGAAGGATGA
- the cbiT gene encoding precorrin-6Y C5,15-methyltransferase subunit CbiT, giving the protein MPSQLWPYITPGIPDELFEHLPGIPLSQREVRLLLISQLRLKPDSVLWDIGAGTGTIPVEVGMLCPQGQIIAVERDEEVANLIRRNCDRFEVQNVEVIEGSAPECLKDLKIPPHRVCIEGGRPIQEILQAVWEYLPPTGRVVATAANLESLYAISQSFSQLRARNIEVVQSAVNRLEMRGFSQTFAAVDPIFILSGEKLD; this is encoded by the coding sequence ATGCCCTCCCAACTTTGGCCTTATATTACCCCTGGTATTCCCGATGAATTGTTCGAGCATTTGCCAGGAATTCCCCTCAGCCAGCGAGAAGTCAGACTGCTGCTAATTTCCCAACTGCGGCTCAAACCCGATTCAGTGTTGTGGGATATTGGTGCTGGGACAGGTACAATTCCTGTAGAAGTGGGAATGCTGTGTCCACAAGGACAGATTATTGCGGTGGAAAGAGATGAAGAAGTAGCCAATTTGATCCGACGCAACTGCGATCGCTTTGAGGTGCAGAACGTCGAAGTCATTGAAGGTAGCGCCCCGGAGTGTTTGAAAGACCTGAAAATTCCTCCTCACCGCGTTTGCATTGAGGGAGGGCGTCCCATCCAAGAAATTCTGCAAGCAGTCTGGGAATATCTACCACCCACAGGTAGAGTTGTCGCCACAGCTGCTAATCTAGAAAGTCTGTATGCTATTTCTCAAAGCTTCTCCCAACTAAGAGCTAGGAATATCGAAGTCGTCCAATCTGCAGTCAATCGCTTAGAAATGCGTGGCTTTTCTCAAACCTTTGCCGCTGTTGATCCCATTTTTATCCTCAGTGGTGAGAAACTGGATTAG
- the malQ gene encoding 4-alpha-glucanotransferase: MPFPRSSGILLHPTSFPSRFGIGDLGLEAYRFIDFLKESDQQYWQVLPLGPTGYGNSPYMSYSAMAGNPMLISPEKLLDEGLLAEEDFANLPAFPAEKVNFDQVVVVKNELLKKASENFKTKATPIQQKGFEGFCDSKAYWLDNYALFMAIKDSQSGGSWHTWEPELAKRTPEVLEEAQKHLTTEIFYYKFIQYEFFRQWSELKSYANMRGIDIIGDIPIYVAHDSADVWANPDIFALDEETGEVAQMAGVPPDYFSATGQLWGNPVYNWEELQKQDFKWWVQRFEAMLDYVDIIRIDHFRGFEAYWAVPQGEETAVNGEWIEAPGDAFFETIKQKLGKLPILAEDLGIITPEVETLRDKYEFPGMKVLQFAFGSDPGNPFLPFNYPRNAVVYTGTHDNDTTIGWYNTATDWEKRNLWLYLGCVSPEGVHWDLIRLALSAIANQAIIPLQDVLGLGNEARMNYPSTAEGNWEWRYQQDALREELGDRLKTLTTLCGRAPQPK, encoded by the coding sequence ATGCCTTTTCCCAGATCCAGCGGCATTTTGCTGCATCCCACATCCTTTCCCAGCCGATTTGGCATTGGGGATTTAGGCTTAGAAGCTTATCGCTTTATTGATTTTCTCAAAGAGAGTGACCAACAGTATTGGCAAGTTTTACCTTTAGGCCCCACTGGCTACGGTAATTCTCCGTATATGTCATATTCAGCAATGGCGGGTAATCCCATGCTGATTAGCCCAGAAAAACTCTTAGATGAGGGTTTATTAGCCGAAGAAGACTTTGCTAATTTACCAGCATTTCCAGCCGAAAAAGTGAATTTCGACCAGGTTGTGGTGGTGAAGAATGAGTTGCTCAAAAAAGCCTCTGAGAATTTTAAAACTAAAGCTACACCAATTCAACAGAAAGGATTTGAAGGTTTTTGTGACAGCAAAGCCTATTGGCTAGATAATTATGCCCTGTTTATGGCGATCAAAGATTCTCAATCCGGTGGTAGCTGGCATACCTGGGAACCAGAACTGGCCAAGCGCACACCAGAAGTATTAGAGGAAGCACAAAAACATCTGACTACAGAGATTTTTTATTATAAATTCATCCAATATGAGTTTTTTCGCCAGTGGTCAGAACTCAAAAGTTATGCGAACATGCGCGGTATTGACATTATTGGCGATATTCCCATTTATGTAGCTCATGATAGTGCTGACGTGTGGGCGAATCCAGACATCTTTGCTTTAGATGAAGAGACGGGAGAAGTCGCACAAATGGCGGGCGTTCCACCAGATTATTTTAGTGCCACTGGTCAATTGTGGGGGAACCCGGTTTATAACTGGGAAGAATTGCAAAAACAAGACTTTAAATGGTGGGTGCAGCGCTTTGAGGCCATGCTGGATTATGTAGACATAATTCGCATTGATCACTTCCGAGGATTTGAAGCTTATTGGGCTGTACCACAGGGAGAGGAAACCGCTGTCAATGGCGAATGGATTGAAGCGCCTGGGGATGCTTTCTTTGAAACTATCAAACAAAAGTTGGGTAAACTACCTATCTTGGCTGAAGATTTGGGGATCATTACGCCAGAGGTGGAAACGTTGCGCGATAAATACGAATTTCCGGGGATGAAAGTGTTGCAATTTGCTTTTGGTTCTGATCCCGGTAATCCTTTTCTACCTTTCAATTACCCAAGAAATGCTGTAGTTTATACAGGGACTCATGATAATGATACGACTATTGGCTGGTACAATACAGCCACTGATTGGGAAAAGCGTAACTTGTGGCTTTATTTAGGTTGTGTCAGTCCGGAAGGTGTTCACTGGGATTTAATTCGGTTGGCTTTGAGTGCGATCGCTAATCAAGCCATTATTCCCTTACAAGACGTTTTGGGATTAGGGAACGAAGCCCGCATGAATTATCCCAGTACTGCTGAGGGTAACTGGGAGTGGCGCTATCAACAGGACGCTTTGAGAGAGGAATTAGGCGATCGCCTCAAAACTCTCACCACACTCTGTGGACGCGCCCCACAGCCAAAATAA
- a CDS encoding Rid family detoxifying hydrolase, translating into MDAEELLENYAMGHRHFLGENLRGVDLKGANLRDIDLTEVDLTGADLNDANLSNATLRRTDLTRASLTGANLSGLVDTSYLNLSGADLSGADLRAANLQGVNLKKACLQSVNLDTADLQAVDLRRANLKGASLRRADLTGANIYGANLEDADLTGAIMPDGEVYQPIASEVKVGNQEVSLEKVISMTREIINTDKAPAPVGPYNQAIAASGKFIFVAGQIAIDPRLGDVVYTDDVVKQTEQVIANLEAILIAAGATFQNVVKTTVFLASLKDFAAVNAVYAKYFPEDTAPARACVEVSRLPKDVLVEIDCIAVIQ; encoded by the coding sequence ATGGATGCTGAGGAACTGTTGGAGAATTATGCTATGGGACATCGGCATTTTTTAGGTGAAAATCTTAGAGGGGTAGACCTAAAAGGTGCAAATCTACGTGATATTGATCTAACAGAAGTAGATTTGACGGGAGCAGATTTGAATGATGCCAATCTGAGTAATGCAACTCTTCGTCGCACAGATCTTACTAGAGCGTCTTTGACAGGAGCCAATTTGAGTGGGTTGGTGGACACTTCTTATTTAAATTTGAGTGGTGCTGACTTGAGTGGTGCTGATTTACGTGCAGCAAACCTTCAAGGTGTAAATCTCAAAAAAGCCTGTCTTCAATCCGTAAATTTAGACACAGCAGACCTGCAAGCAGTAGATTTGAGGAGAGCGAATCTGAAGGGAGCGAGTCTGAGAAGAGCTGATTTAACTGGGGCGAATATTTACGGGGCGAATCTTGAAGATGCTGACCTGACTGGTGCGATAATGCCTGATGGGGAAGTTTATCAACCGATCGCCTCTGAGGTGAAGGTCGGTAATCAGGAAGTATCGTTAGAGAAAGTAATATCTATGACTCGTGAAATTATTAATACTGATAAAGCACCCGCGCCTGTAGGGCCATATAATCAAGCGATCGCTGCTTCTGGTAAATTTATCTTTGTGGCTGGACAAATAGCGATCGATCCCCGGCTCGGTGATGTTGTCTACACTGATGATGTGGTTAAGCAAACTGAACAAGTGATAGCTAATCTGGAAGCTATCTTGATAGCAGCTGGTGCGACTTTCCAAAATGTGGTTAAAACTACTGTGTTTTTGGCTAGTCTGAAGGATTTCGCTGCAGTGAATGCAGTTTATGCTAAATATTTCCCTGAAGACACAGCGCCAGCCCGTGCTTGTGTGGAGGTTTCGCGGCTACCAAAGGATGTTTTGGTAGAGATTGATTGTATTGCAGTGATCCAGTAG
- a CDS encoding DUF2993 domain-containing protein gives MSEQNSEPKGTNKVRIITSMLTTALKLWLRAQVSQVSELAVEIKTSDRQVLSGRVPWVSIFASHAVYQGLHIGQIQLVAEKIHINIGSVLKGQPLRLLETVPVAGELVLDEQDLNNSLSSDLLSTALKDVLVKLLPEDRPKTKPITWQKIILDHNQIILRGILTTENESTPVEICVGLELLNAHELQLALIHIRHNTVTLVEGNHQHNLDLGTEVDIQELILIPGKLVCRGRINVNP, from the coding sequence ATGTCAGAGCAAAATTCCGAGCCAAAAGGTACTAACAAGGTACGAATTATTACATCTATGCTCACAACAGCCTTGAAGTTATGGTTGAGAGCGCAAGTTAGCCAAGTATCTGAGTTGGCAGTGGAGATTAAAACGAGCGATCGTCAAGTTCTCTCTGGGCGGGTTCCCTGGGTATCTATTTTTGCTAGTCATGCTGTTTACCAAGGTCTTCACATTGGACAAATTCAACTTGTGGCAGAAAAAATTCACATCAATATCGGATCAGTGCTTAAGGGACAGCCATTACGTCTGTTAGAAACAGTACCCGTAGCCGGTGAGCTAGTTCTCGACGAGCAGGATCTAAATAATTCTCTCTCGTCTGATTTATTATCCACTGCTTTAAAAGATGTACTGGTTAAACTTTTACCAGAAGACAGACCAAAAACCAAGCCAATTACTTGGCAAAAAATTATCCTTGATCACAATCAAATTATACTGCGAGGCATCCTCACGACTGAAAATGAATCCACACCTGTGGAGATTTGTGTGGGTTTAGAGTTACTCAACGCTCACGAGTTGCAACTAGCACTTATTCACATCAGACACAACACCGTAACACTAGTAGAGGGCAATCATCAGCACAATCTGGATCTGGGGACAGAGGTCGATATCCAAGAACTCATCCTGATCCCAGGTAAGTTAGTGTGTCGTGGGCGCATTAACGTTAACCCCTGA
- a CDS encoding serine/threonine-protein kinase: MMAEILDNRYEVQRQLLKKAGQRTLLARDLQTQELVVIKLLFFSSDFEWDSLKLFEREAETLKSLSHPCIPRYLDYFEVSSSTIKGFALVQSYIPAQTLEQYLQNGRTFTEAEVKEIAKALLEILAYLHGLHPPVIHRDLKPSNILLGDRSGNSIGQVYLIDFGAVQTVLATEGATRTVVGTYGYMPPEQFGGRTAPASDIYSLGATLIYLLTGIHPADLPQKDFRIQFEDAANLSPSLSNWLRRIIEPSLERRLSSAGDAIKALDESPQLQNTTALTIGKPADSKIQLSKNIDALEIIVPAAGFELWMVFLGLMAIAWNSFVLFWTTGALSAPFPINFPFALFSLPFWAAGGLMIYALLFIIFGRMRLHLDHQQIDLTYELFGFKTRRVSPSSRDNITKLVYTPQHFTKDADGDRTQVAAQLDIWVGVKKYQLGGNDNLIKSELELEWLAHELSDWLNISIQRDSDD, encoded by the coding sequence ATGATGGCGGAAATATTAGATAATCGCTACGAAGTCCAACGACAATTGCTGAAAAAAGCGGGGCAACGAACGCTATTAGCTCGTGACTTACAAACCCAGGAATTAGTCGTCATCAAGTTACTCTTTTTTAGTAGTGACTTTGAATGGGATTCCCTGAAGCTATTTGAGCGGGAAGCTGAAACCTTAAAATCTTTGTCACATCCCTGTATTCCTCGCTATTTAGACTATTTTGAAGTTAGCTCATCTACCATCAAAGGATTTGCTCTAGTACAGAGTTATATCCCAGCCCAAACTCTAGAGCAATACTTACAAAATGGGCGGACTTTTACAGAAGCTGAAGTTAAAGAAATAGCCAAAGCGCTTTTAGAAATTCTCGCTTATTTGCATGGGCTACATCCACCTGTAATTCACCGCGATCTTAAACCTAGCAATATTTTATTAGGCGATCGCTCTGGTAATAGTATCGGTCAAGTTTATCTCATAGATTTTGGTGCAGTGCAAACTGTCCTCGCTACGGAAGGTGCAACTAGGACTGTAGTCGGAACATACGGTTATATGCCACCTGAGCAATTTGGTGGACGTACTGCCCCCGCCTCTGATATTTATAGCTTGGGTGCGACTTTAATTTACTTGTTAACGGGGATTCATCCAGCAGATTTACCTCAGAAGGACTTTCGCATTCAGTTTGAAGACGCGGCGAATCTTAGCCCCAGTTTGAGTAATTGGTTACGGCGAATCATTGAACCTAGCCTAGAACGGCGTTTGAGTTCTGCTGGTGACGCAATCAAGGCTTTAGATGAATCTCCACAATTGCAAAATACCACGGCTTTAACTATCGGCAAACCAGCGGATAGCAAAATTCAACTCAGCAAGAACATTGATGCTCTAGAAATTATTGTTCCGGCGGCTGGTTTTGAACTGTGGATGGTGTTCTTAGGTTTGATGGCGATCGCTTGGAATTCGTTTGTGTTATTTTGGACGACTGGCGCACTCTCAGCACCTTTTCCGATCAATTTCCCCTTTGCTTTGTTCTCACTGCCTTTTTGGGCTGCTGGTGGCTTGATGATCTATGCTCTTTTGTTTATTATCTTCGGGCGTATGCGCCTGCATCTAGATCATCAACAAATTGACTTAACTTATGAATTATTTGGATTTAAAACTCGTCGTGTTAGTCCATCTTCCAGAGATAATATTACTAAGTTAGTTTATACTCCACAACACTTTACTAAAGATGCTGATGGCGATCGCACTCAGGTAGCAGCGCAATTAGATATTTGGGTAGGAGTAAAGAAATATCAACTTGGCGGTAATGACAATCTGATTAAATCCGAATTAGAACTTGAATGGTTAGCTCATGAATTAAGCGATTGGTTAAATATCTCAATTCAGCGTGATTCTGATGACTGA
- a CDS encoding RodZ family helix-turn-helix domain-containing protein has protein sequence MKWPRRKDDQQPKLSVEQQRTEKLAEMGAQLWASRQEQGLSLEEVVALTRIPKRLLQAIEEGNLDDLPEPIYIQGLIRQFADAMGLKGAEFASSFPITSGRVNLPSVLETKPISQLRPVHLYLLYIFVIVCSVSSLSQVLNNTALQASNAQSVPSKGAESLIQSAPPQPQKSTAANLVKDGQPVQIGVTLKASSWIRVVADGKTQFEGTLPEGSHRTWKAQEQLTVKTDNAGGVMMSVNQEKAKRMGAPGKVEEIRIAAKPKF, from the coding sequence ATGAAGTGGCCAAGAAGGAAGGATGATCAACAGCCAAAACTGTCAGTAGAGCAACAACGTACTGAAAAATTGGCGGAAATGGGCGCTCAACTTTGGGCCTCTCGCCAAGAACAGGGTTTATCCCTAGAGGAAGTTGTTGCATTAACCAGGATTCCTAAGCGACTGTTGCAAGCGATCGAGGAAGGTAATTTAGACGATCTGCCAGAACCAATCTATATTCAGGGATTAATCAGACAATTTGCTGACGCGATGGGCTTGAAAGGAGCCGAATTTGCCAGTAGTTTTCCCATTACTTCTGGGCGAGTCAACCTCCCATCTGTTTTAGAAACTAAGCCAATTAGTCAATTACGTCCTGTTCATCTTTATTTGCTTTACATATTCGTGATTGTCTGCTCTGTAAGCAGCTTGTCTCAAGTCCTCAATAATACTGCCTTACAAGCAAGTAATGCCCAAAGTGTTCCCAGCAAAGGGGCAGAGTCTCTCATCCAATCAGCGCCACCCCAGCCACAAAAATCAACAGCAGCTAATCTTGTGAAAGATGGACAGCCTGTGCAAATTGGTGTGACTTTGAAAGCGTCATCCTGGATTCGTGTAGTGGCTGATGGCAAAACTCAGTTTGAAGGTACTCTCCCAGAGGGAAGTCATCGCACTTGGAAGGCCCAAGAACAGCTGACAGTGAAAACTGACAATGCTGGTGGTGTAATGATGAGCGTTAACCAAGAAAAGGCCAAGCGGATGGGGGCACCTGGGAAGGTGGAAGAAATCAGGATTGCTGCTAAACCCAAGTTTTAA
- a CDS encoding M42 family metallopeptidase: MWDYEQLFQIIEELVMHHSPSGVETEINQFLLQRFASLGVEVWQDRADNIIAKIPGKNRERAMSNDKPLRVYAITAHKDEIGAIVKTIGDAGRVEVRKLGGAFPWVYGEGVVDLLGDNATISGILSFGSRHVSHESPQKVQQEDTTVKWENAWIETKLTSAELETAGIRPGTRMVIGKHRKRPIRLKDHIASYTLDNKASVAILLALAEVVKQPEADVYLVASAKEEVGAIGALFFTQNQTLDALIALEICPLASEYPIEDGESPVILSQDGYGIYDETLNAQLRQSAKDLDIPVQLAILNGFGSDASIAMKLGHVGRAACLAFPTQNTHGYEIAHLGAIANCIHLLKAFCESKFD; this comes from the coding sequence ATGTGGGATTACGAACAGTTATTTCAAATTATTGAAGAATTAGTGATGCACCATTCTCCTAGTGGTGTAGAAACTGAAATTAACCAATTTTTGCTACAGCGATTTGCTAGCCTGGGTGTGGAAGTTTGGCAGGATCGCGCTGACAATATCATAGCCAAGATACCCGGTAAGAATCGAGAAAGAGCGATGTCTAACGACAAGCCGCTCCGCGTCTACGCTATCACGGCTCACAAAGACGAAATCGGTGCAATTGTCAAGACAATCGGCGATGCTGGACGGGTGGAAGTCCGCAAACTGGGCGGCGCTTTCCCTTGGGTTTACGGTGAGGGTGTGGTTGATTTACTCGGAGACAACGCAACCATCAGCGGGATTTTAAGCTTTGGTTCCCGCCACGTTTCCCATGAATCCCCGCAAAAAGTGCAACAAGAAGATACCACCGTCAAATGGGAGAACGCCTGGATTGAAACCAAGCTTACCTCTGCTGAATTAGAAACGGCAGGGATTCGACCAGGAACTAGAATGGTGATTGGCAAGCATCGCAAGCGTCCCATCAGGTTAAAAGACCATATTGCTAGTTACACCCTAGATAACAAAGCCTCAGTAGCAATTCTTCTAGCCTTAGCGGAAGTTGTGAAACAGCCAGAAGCCGATGTTTATTTGGTAGCCTCAGCCAAAGAAGAAGTAGGCGCAATCGGGGCGTTATTTTTCACCCAAAATCAAACGTTAGACGCTTTAATTGCTCTAGAAATTTGCCCCCTAGCTAGCGAATATCCCATTGAGGATGGGGAAAGTCCGGTAATTCTGTCTCAAGATGGCTACGGGATTTATGATGAAACTCTGAATGCACAACTACGGCAAAGTGCCAAGGATCTAGATATACCAGTGCAGCTAGCAATATTGAATGGATTTGGTAGCGACGCTTCAATTGCGATGAAACTTGGTCATGTCGGGCGTGCGGCTTGTTTGGCGTTTCCCACACAAAACACCCACGGTTATGAAATTGCTCATTTAGGAGCGATCGCTAATTGTATACACTTATTAAAAGCCTTTTGTGAAAGCAAATTTGATTAA
- a CDS encoding phosphatidate cytidylyltransferase, producing the protein MPWSRIISGIVAIALALFSTLLGGWYFTIMVAVVVFLGQQEYFNLVRARGIAPAAKTTIFASQVLLVICTLDGNLADAVMPIAGTFICFYLLFQPKMATIADISASIMGLFYVGYLSSYWVRLRSLDSLAKSNIPLGGYWPAAWTDILDQRNFVSLPQGLTLTVLTFMCIWASDIGAYTIGKFFGKTRLSDISPKKTVEGAVFGISASVAIGLAGAYYLHLPRPLYTGIALGLLIGIASLLGDLIESMLKRDAGVKDSGQLIPGHGGILDRTDSYIFTAPLVYYFVTLLLPLITD; encoded by the coding sequence ATGCCTTGGTCTCGGATTATTAGTGGAATTGTTGCGATCGCCCTTGCTCTATTTTCGACCCTGTTAGGGGGTTGGTATTTTACCATTATGGTTGCAGTTGTTGTCTTTTTGGGACAACAGGAGTATTTTAATTTGGTGCGGGCTAGGGGTATAGCTCCTGCGGCTAAAACCACCATATTTGCCAGCCAAGTTTTATTGGTAATTTGTACTCTTGATGGTAACTTAGCTGATGCTGTGATGCCCATAGCAGGAACATTCATTTGTTTTTATCTACTGTTTCAGCCCAAAATGGCGACGATCGCCGACATTTCCGCTTCGATTATGGGGCTATTTTATGTAGGTTACTTATCGAGTTATTGGGTACGATTGCGATCGCTTGATAGCCTTGCCAAGAGCAATATACCTTTAGGAGGTTATTGGCCAGCAGCCTGGACAGATATTCTAGACCAGAGGAATTTCGTTTCTCTACCACAAGGTTTGACGTTGACCGTGCTGACCTTCATGTGTATTTGGGCATCTGACATCGGCGCTTACACCATTGGCAAATTCTTCGGGAAAACTCGTCTGTCTGATATCAGCCCCAAAAAAACCGTTGAAGGCGCTGTTTTTGGCATTAGCGCCAGTGTGGCGATAGGTTTAGCCGGAGCTTATTACCTTCATTTACCCAGACCGCTCTACACTGGCATAGCCTTGGGTTTATTGATTGGGATTGCGAGTCTTTTGGGCGATCTCATAGAGTCAATGCTCAAGCGCGACGCTGGGGTAAAAGATTCCGGACAATTGATCCCCGGACATGGAGGTATCTTAGACCGAACCGACAGTTATATTTTTACAGCTCCGCTAGTTTATTATTTCGTGACCCTTTTGTTGCCTTTAATTACAGATTAG
- a CDS encoding NUDIX hydrolase, with protein MTKNYRNPAPTVDIIIELVDRPHRPIVLIERHNIPLGWALPGGFVDYGEAVEVAAIREAAEETGLQVELIEQLLVYSDPSRDPRQHTISIVFLATATGEPVAGDDAKGVGIFESWRVPGNLCFDHDRILRDYWQYRHYGIRPRLG; from the coding sequence ATGACAAAAAATTATCGCAATCCGGCTCCGACTGTGGACATCATCATCGAATTGGTTGACAGACCACATCGACCAATAGTGTTAATTGAGAGACATAATATTCCTTTGGGTTGGGCGCTTCCTGGTGGGTTTGTGGATTATGGGGAAGCGGTGGAAGTGGCTGCTATTCGGGAAGCGGCGGAAGAAACGGGTTTGCAGGTGGAGTTGATTGAGCAATTGCTGGTATATTCTGATCCCAGTCGCGATCCCCGTCAACATACTATTAGCATTGTGTTTTTGGCGACGGCGACGGGTGAGCCTGTGGCTGGGGATGATGCTAAGGGTGTGGGAATTTTTGAGTCTTGGCGTGTGCCAGGTAATTTATGTTTTGATCATGATCGCATTCTGCGCGATTATTGGCAGTATCGGCATTATGGGATACGTCCACGGTTGGGTTGA
- the tatA gene encoding twin-arginine translocase TatA/TatE family subunit, whose protein sequence is MLFGLGWPEVAVIAIVAILIFGPKKIPELGNALGKTLRGFQEELKKPSEDDSPEQEK, encoded by the coding sequence ATGTTATTTGGACTAGGGTGGCCAGAAGTTGCTGTTATTGCCATAGTCGCTATTCTCATTTTCGGCCCTAAAAAGATTCCCGAACTGGGTAATGCACTGGGTAAAACTCTACGAGGTTTTCAGGAGGAACTGAAAAAGCCCAGTGAAGACGACAGTCCAGAACAGGAAAAATAA